The following coding sequences lie in one uncultured Fibrobacter sp. genomic window:
- a CDS encoding transporter: MDSLRAAWGVSYPFELSPGEVWDRSGDRSILEVYDIETGKSEVLDEFDRVIEAPNWSADGKFLTFNSEGRIYKYEIASGDVSEVPSYFVDNCNNDHVLSPDGEGLYVSHHTKEDGLSRIYKIFFDGRMPELVTPLAPSYLHGITPDGKALAYCAERNGEYDIYTIPAVGGNETQLTTALGLNDGPEYDCDGEYIWFNSVRTGRMQAWRMKADGSEQTQMTFDAHSNTWFPHISPDRTKVVMLAYHERDVRPGEHVPNKNVEIRLMTGSDKIGWSEPRTILKLFGGQGTINVNSWAPDSKRFAYVRYSR, encoded by the coding sequence ATGGATAGCCTCCGTGCCGCGTGGGGTGTAAGTTACCCGTTCGAGCTCAGCCCCGGCGAAGTCTGGGACCGCAGCGGCGACAGGTCAATTCTCGAAGTTTATGATATTGAAACGGGCAAGTCGGAAGTGCTCGACGAATTCGACCGCGTGATAGAGGCGCCCAACTGGAGCGCCGACGGAAAGTTCCTTACTTTCAATAGCGAAGGCCGCATCTATAAATACGAGATTGCGTCGGGCGACGTGAGCGAAGTGCCGAGCTATTTCGTGGACAACTGCAACAATGACCATGTGCTTTCGCCGGATGGCGAAGGTCTCTACGTGAGTCACCACACCAAGGAAGACGGACTTTCGCGCATTTACAAGATTTTCTTTGACGGACGCATGCCGGAGCTCGTGACTCCGCTTGCCCCGAGCTACCTCCACGGTATCACTCCCGATGGCAAGGCACTCGCCTACTGTGCCGAACGGAATGGCGAATATGACATATACACCATTCCTGCGGTGGGTGGCAACGAAACGCAACTCACTACAGCTCTCGGCTTGAATGACGGTCCCGAATATGACTGCGACGGGGAATATATCTGGTTCAACTCGGTCCGCACCGGCCGTATGCAGGCGTGGCGCATGAAAGCCGACGGCTCCGAACAGACGCAGATGACGTTTGACGCACACTCAAACACCTGGTTCCCGCATATTTCGCCCGACCGCACGAAGGTCGTGATGCTAGCCTACCATGAACGTGACGTGCGCCCCGGCGAACATGTCCCGAACAAGAATGTGGAAATCCGCCTGATGACCGGCAGCGATAAGATCGGCTGGAGTGAGCCGCGTACGATTCTCAAGCTGTTCGGCGGCCAGGGAACGATCAACGTGAACTCGTGGGCCCCCGACAGCAAGCGCTTTGCGTACGTGAGATATTCCAGGTAG
- the recQ gene encoding DNA helicase RecQ, with product MSAAREILKAVFGYDSFRPMQEDIIEHVVAHHDALVLMPTGGGKSICYQIPALIFEGITVVISPLISLMKDQVDALNANGIGADALNSNNDESANETIRKRCESGLTKILYISPERLQREIPWMQHSLNVSLFAIDEAHCISQWGHDFRPEYTQLGGLHQMFPGATLMALTATADKLTKEDIVRQLNLREFKLFVSSFDRPNLSLDVRRGYTGQDKLRAILSIISKHENESGIIYCLSRKNTEKVAEQLVDAGISAKAYHAGMSADERNAVQEDFINDRVDVVCATVAFGMGIDKSNVRYVIHYNLPKSIENFYQEIGRAGRDGLPSETVLFYNFQDIVTLRSFVNESGQKDINSEKLDRMQEYAESQICRRRILLNYFGENSESGNSNCGNCDICKHPPRRFDGTILVQKALSAIKRTGERIGFTMTADILKGTRSEEIVKNGYDKLKTFGAGEKTTLKHWHDYLLQMLQLGYIEIAYNENNHLKITESGNEVLFGKKTAELALAASVEARQDSEPKSRARSGRSKFAKGRGTTATWSGQADGGDETSALFEILRKVRKQIADENSWPAYVVLSDKTLKDLAAQMPQSLSDLHNVFGFGEKKIEKFGQRFVDAVKEYLGR from the coding sequence ATGTCCGCTGCCCGCGAAATCCTGAAAGCCGTCTTTGGCTACGATTCTTTCCGCCCGATGCAGGAAGATATCATCGAGCATGTCGTGGCGCATCACGATGCATTGGTGCTGATGCCCACAGGGGGTGGCAAGTCGATTTGCTACCAGATTCCGGCGCTGATTTTCGAGGGAATCACGGTGGTGATTTCGCCGCTGATTTCGTTGATGAAAGACCAGGTGGATGCACTCAACGCAAACGGAATCGGAGCGGACGCGCTCAACAGTAACAATGACGAATCCGCAAACGAGACAATCCGTAAGCGGTGTGAGTCGGGTTTAACAAAGATCCTCTACATTTCTCCGGAACGCCTGCAACGCGAAATTCCGTGGATGCAGCACAGCCTGAACGTTTCGCTGTTCGCTATCGACGAGGCACATTGCATTTCGCAGTGGGGGCACGATTTTCGGCCCGAATATACGCAGCTCGGCGGACTCCACCAGATGTTCCCTGGCGCCACCCTCATGGCGCTGACGGCTACCGCAGACAAGTTAACGAAAGAAGACATCGTTCGTCAACTGAACCTGCGCGAATTCAAGCTTTTCGTCAGTTCGTTCGATCGCCCGAATTTAAGTCTAGACGTACGACGTGGCTACACGGGGCAGGACAAGCTGAGGGCGATTCTCTCCATTATCTCGAAGCACGAAAACGAATCGGGGATCATCTACTGCCTTTCGCGAAAGAACACCGAAAAAGTCGCGGAACAGCTTGTGGACGCTGGAATTTCGGCCAAGGCGTACCACGCGGGAATGAGCGCCGATGAACGCAACGCCGTGCAAGAGGACTTTATCAATGACCGCGTCGATGTCGTGTGTGCGACCGTCGCATTCGGCATGGGAATCGACAAAAGCAACGTCCGCTACGTGATTCACTACAACCTGCCCAAAAGCATCGAGAACTTCTACCAGGAAATCGGGCGCGCGGGCCGCGACGGGCTCCCTTCCGAAACGGTGCTGTTCTACAACTTCCAGGACATCGTGACCCTCCGCAGCTTCGTGAACGAAAGCGGCCAAAAAGATATCAACTCCGAAAAACTCGACCGTATGCAGGAATACGCCGAATCGCAAATCTGCCGCCGCAGAATTCTGCTCAACTACTTCGGCGAAAACAGCGAAAGCGGCAACAGCAACTGCGGAAACTGCGACATCTGCAAGCATCCGCCCCGGCGCTTCGACGGAACCATCCTCGTGCAAAAGGCACTTTCGGCCATCAAACGCACCGGCGAACGCATCGGTTTCACGATGACCGCGGACATTCTCAAGGGGACCCGCAGCGAAGAAATCGTGAAGAACGGATACGACAAACTGAAGACTTTTGGCGCGGGCGAAAAGACGACTCTCAAGCATTGGCACGATTACCTGCTCCAGATGCTGCAACTGGGCTACATCGAAATCGCCTACAACGAAAACAACCATCTCAAAATTACCGAAAGCGGAAACGAGGTGCTTTTCGGCAAGAAAACTGCGGAACTCGCGCTCGCCGCAAGTGTCGAGGCAAGGCAGGACAGCGAACCGAAAAGCAGGGCAAGAAGCGGACGCAGCAAATTCGCAAAAGGCCGCGGAACAACGGCAACATGGAGCGGGCAGGCCGATGGCGGCGACGAGACAAGTGCCCTATTCGAAATTCTGCGGAAAGTCCGCAAGCAAATCGCCGACGAAAATTCTTGGCCAGCCTACGTCGTACTCTCCGACAAGACTCTGAAAGATCTCGCCGCCCAAATGCCACAGTCGTTAAGCGACCTGCATAACGTATTCGGTTTCGGCGAAAAGAAGATCGAAAAATTCGGCCAGCGTTTTGTAGACGCCGTCAAGGAATATCTGGGGAGGTAA